Proteins from a single region of Hordeum vulgare subsp. vulgare chromosome 6H, MorexV3_pseudomolecules_assembly, whole genome shotgun sequence:
- the LOC123405180 gene encoding pentatricopeptide repeat-containing protein At4g14850, whose amino-acid sequence MSADPQRLAAAVEAAIASRCPLLGRAAHARALRVLSPSIPPFIYAHLVNLYSKLDLPAAAASALASDPNPTVVSFTAFISGAAQHARPLPALSAFAAMLRLGLRPNDFTFPSAFKAAASAPPRSAVGPQIHALAIRFGYLPADAFVSCAALDMYFKTGRLGLARRLFEEMPNRNVVAWNAVMTNAVLDGRPLETVQAYFGLREAGGMPNVVSVCAFFNACAGAMLLLPGAQFHGFVVKCGFDMDVSVSNAMVDFYGKCRCAEKAKMVFDAMRVRNSVSWCSMVVAYAQNGAEEDAFAVYLGARSAGEEPTDFMVSSVLTTCAGLLGLDLGRALHAVAVRSCIDANIFVASALVDMYGKCGGIEDAQHVFFDMPQRNLVTWNAMIGGHANIGDAINALAVFSDMIASGETAPNYITLVNVITACSRGGLTKEGYELFETMKERFGIEPRTEHYACVVDLLARAGMEERAYEIIQRMPMRPSISLWGALLGACKMHGKTELGRIAAEKLFELDPQDSGNHVLLSNMLASAGRWAEATYVRKEMKDVGIKKDPGCSWITWKNGVHVFHAKDTKHEMNSEIRALLARLKKQMLASGYMPDTQYSLYDLEEEEKESEVFQHSEKLALAYGLIHIPPGVPIRITKNLRICVDCHRAFKFISGIVDREIIVRDNNRFHHFKQYECSCKDYW is encoded by the exons ATGTCGGCCGACCCCCAGCGCcttgcggcggcggtggaggccgCGATCGCGTCGCGCTGCCCGTTGCTCGGCCGTGCCGCGCACGCGCGCGCGCTCAGGGTGCTCTCGCCGAGCATCCCACCCTTCATCTACGCGCACCTCGTCAACCTctactccaagctcgacctccccgCGGCCGCCGCCTCCGCGCTCGCCTCCGACCCCAACCCCACCGTCGTGTCATTCACGGCCTTCATCTCCGGCGCCGCGCAGCACGCGCGCCCGCTCCCCGCACTCTCTGCCTTCGCCGCCATGCTCCGCCTCGGCCTCCGCCCCAACGACTTCACCTTCCCCTCCGCGTTCAAGGCCGCCGCCTCCGCACCCCCTCGCTCCGCCGTCGGCCCGCAGATACACGCGCTCGCCATCAGGTTCGGCTACCTCCCCGCCGATGCCTTCGTCTCATGCGCCGCGCTGGATATGTACTTCAAGACCGGCCGCCTCGGCCTGGCTCGCCGCCTGTTCGAGGAAATGCCCAACAGAAACGTGGTAGCCTGGAACGCAGTGATGACCAACGCCGTGCTCGACGGCCGGCCCCTCGAGACGGTCCAGGCTTACTTCGGGCTCCGAGAGGCTGGCGGGATGCCGAATGTCGTCTCCGTCTGTGCGTTCTTCAACGCGTGTGCCGGGGCGATGCTCCTGTTGCCTGGGGCCCAGTTCCATGGGTTCGTTGTGAAGTGCGGTTTTGACATGGATGTCTCGGTGTCCAATGCGATGGTTGATTTCTATGGAAAGTGCCGATGCGCGGAGAAGGCAAAGATGGTGTTTGATGCGATGAGGGTCAGGAACAGTGTATCATGGTGTTCCATGGTTGTTGCATATGCACAGAACGGGGCAGAGGAGGATGCTTTTGCTGTGTACCTGGGCGCGAGGAGTGCTGGGGAAGAGCCGACTGACTTCATGGTCTCCAGCGTGCTCACTACATGCGCAGGCCTGCTAGGCCTTGACCTTGGGCGTGCTCTGCATGCCGTTGCTGTTCGCTCTTGCATCGATGCAAACATCTTTGTTGCAAGTGCTCTGGTTGACATGTATGGGAAGTGCGGAGGCATTGAAGATGCTCAACATGTCTTTTTCGATATGCCACAGCGGAACCTTGTCACATGGAATGCGATGATTGGAGGGCATGCTAACATCGGTGATGCTATAAACGCACTTGCGGTGTTCAGTGATATGATAGCGAGTGGAGAGACAGCACCTAACTACATCACACTTGTAAATGTGATCACAGCCTGCAGTAGAGGAGGTTTGACCAAGGAAGGCTATGAGCTGTTTGAGACAATGAAGGAGAGGTTTGGGATAGAACCACGGACTGAGCACTATGCTTGCGTGGTTGACTTGCTTGCGCGTGCAGGAATGGAAGAGCGAGCTTATGAGATTATACAGAGGATGCCAATGAGACCTTCCATTTCTCTctggggagcactacttggggcaTGCAAGATGCATGGGAAGACAGAGCTGGGAAGGATTGCAGCTGAGAAGTTGTTTGAACTTGACCCTCAGGACTCTGGCAATCACGTGCTACTCTCGAACATGCTTGCATCAGCTGGCCG GTGGGCAGAAGCAACTTATGTAAGGAAGGAGATGAAAGACGTCGGAATCAAGAAAGACCCAGGGTGTAGCTGGATCACTTGGAAAAATGGTGTGCATGTTTTCCATGCCAAGGACACCAAACATGAGATGAATAGCGAGATTCGGGCATTACTGGCCAGGCTTAAAAAACAAATGCTAGCTTCTGGGTACATGCCAGACACACAATATTCACTTTATGATCTtgaggaagaagagaaagaatcaGAAGTGTTTCAACATAGTGAGAAGCTTGCCCTGGCCTATGGACTCATTCACATTCCGCCTGGTGTACCTATAAGGATCACAAAGAACTTGAGAATATGTGTGGATTGTCACCGAGCTTTCAAGTTTATATCTGGTATTGTTGATAGGGAGATAATTGTGAGGGACAATAATAGGTTTCATCACTTCAAACAATATGAGTGTTCATGCAAGGATTACTGGTGA
- the LOC123401426 gene encoding protein SINE1-like → MGRSLSPLLRQELKNLDKDADSRRNAMKTLKSYAKQLDSKSIPHFLAEVSDNKPPGVGLPSGEFTISLYEVLARVHGRNIVPQIGNIMSTITRTLSSSGGSFPLHQACSKVVPAIARYGIDPSAPEEEKARIIASLSKPLCGALMSDQDGAASGAALCLKALVESNNWRFASAEAVNEVCLKVAGAMHDTSTRSNAHMGLAMALVKHNGLIAEAYARSLVRSALQVLDGDAAESSSQKRLSAIQMINFFMKFVDPRSISSELSKVVDVMEQCQNDRMPFVRGAAFETSQTAKNIAAQKGSRHEVTMSPMAGSNFQRKREKSPCRSLWSAKGSSPASSTMSASPVRFQSPESHAVDSSIMYDSTLTESPISIGQSSCNFDQSRRANRRLWSNDGVDVSLKDGLFLRFCSNGKCLEDDLGEVCDSNVTDAADFEHTGTFTGFVSASPNNTLSRDKTPSQQASQRPISIDDVKLYTPRKLLRSLQSSYDFDSDRLKENSIMKLNCSSSLSSSSSSSPPSEQEHKELTESSEDMQSEHSESKTEEGSKETETAADSDRPSANGTMEIVCREDKSGFSNAEVVNTSCEESSEVEFKELDVCVKRSRGKTMKYKTMFGCLLSMIVIIVAIIAVLIRIESGEDYVGLVPT, encoded by the exons ATGGGCCGGAGCCTGAGCCCGCTGCTCCGGCAGGAGCTGAAGAACCTGGACAAGGACGCCGACAGCCGTCGGAACGCCATGAAGACGCTCAAGTCCTACGCCAAGCAGCTCGACTCCAAGTCCATCCCCCACTTCCTCGCCGAGGTCTCCGACAACAAGCCCCCCGGCGTCGGCCTGCCCTCCGGCGAGTTCACCATTTCACTCTACGAGGTACTCGCCAGGGTCCACGGCCGGAACATCGTCCCGCAGATCGGCAACATCATGTCCACCATCACGCGCACGCTCTCCTCCAGCGGCGGCTCCTTCCCGCTGCACCAGGCCTGCTCCAAGGTGGTGCCGGCCATAGCGCGGTACGGCATCGACCCCTCGGCgcccgaggaggagaaggcgcgCATCATCGCTTCCCTCAGCAAGCCCCTCTGTGGCGCGCTCATGAGCGACCAGGACGGCGCGGCGTCGGGTGCCGCGCTCTGCCTAAAGGCGCTCGTGGAGTCGAACAACTGGAGGTTTGCCTCCGCCGAGGCCGTCAACGAGGTCTGCTTGAAGGTCGCCGGGGCTATGCACGACACATCGACCCGGTCCAATGCTCACATGGGCCTGGCAATGGCGCTTGTCAAGCACAATGGTCTGATTGCAGAGGCGTATGCGAGGTCCCTTGTGCGCTCTGCCCTGCAGGTTCTTGACGGCGACGCCGCTGAGAGCAGCTCCCAGAAACGGCTCTCGGCGATCCAGATGATCAATTTCTTCATGAAGTTTGTTGACCCCAGGAGCATATCCTCTGAGCTGAGCAAGGTGGTCGATGTCATGGAGCAATGCCAGAACGACCGCATGCCGTTCGTCCGGGGCGCCGCGTTTGAGACGTCGCAGACTGCCAAgaacattgctgcacagaaggggtCAAGGCACGAGGTCACCATGAGCCCCATGGCAGGCTCCAACTTCCAAAGGAAAAGAGAGAAAAGCCCATGCAGGAGCCTCTGGAGTGCCAAGGGCAGCAGCCCTGCAAGCTCCACCATGTCTGCTTCGCCGGTTCGGTTCCAGTCCCCCGAATCACATGCCGTGGACTCATCCATCATGTATGACAGCACGCTCACCGAATCGCCCATCTCGATCGGGCAGTCCTCTTGCAACTTCGATCAGAGTCGACGCGCAAACAGGAGGTTATGGAGCAACGATGGTGTGGATGTTTCTCTCAAGGATGGCCTGTTCCTTAGGTTCTGCTCAAACGGCAAGTGCCTTGAAGATGACTTGGGGGAGGTCTGTGACAGCAACGTGACCGATGCCGCCGATTTTGAGCACACTGGCACATTCACAGGATTTGTTTCAGCTAGCCCCAACAACACGTTATCAAGAGATAAGACCCCCAGCCAGCAG gcTTCTCAAAGGCCAATCAGCATCGATGATGTGAAGCTATACACACCGAGGAAGCTTCTCCGATCTCTCCAGAGTTCGTACGACTTCGACTCTGACCGTCTTAAGGAAAATTCAATTATGAAGCTGAACtgctcatcgtcgttgtcgtcgtcatcatcatcatcaccaccatcagaACAGGAGCACAAGGAACTTACGGAGTCATCTGAGGATATGCAATCTGAGCATTCTGAGAGCAAGACTGAAGAGGGGAGCAAAGAGACTGAGACCGCTGCTGATAGTGATAGGCCTAGCGCTAACGGCACTATGGAGATTGTGTGCAGAGAAGATAAATCAGGTTTCTCTAATGCTGAAGTTGTGAATACATCCTGCGAAGAATCCTCTGAGGTTGAGTTCAAGGAGCTAGATGTTTGTGTGAAAAGAAGCAGAGGGAAGACCATGAAGTACAAGACAATGTTCGGTTGTCTTTTGAGCATGATTGTTATCATTGTTGCAATCATCGCTGTGTTAATTAGGATAGAAAGTGGTGAGGATTATGTTGGTCTTGTCCCAACTTGA